In Eriocheir sinensis breed Jianghai 21 chromosome 3, ASM2467909v1, whole genome shotgun sequence, a genomic segment contains:
- the LOC127004822 gene encoding uncharacterized protein LOC127004822 isoform X1 yields the protein MALDNGFTTAPRPPGPASVCLLGRSRRQVEVAAHELVGSAERSACVISGYRGEGKSSLARTLQRHKGFQGVFVVSGPELDEVGIWEAISPQVFEITRRSLKQGEDLMEEGRTLLIIDDFLPRWTEEAIEALQKWRTMSLVVLTTPEYAAKSQETLSAAKIEDCGTVRLHRLASLDKEKALSVATSYLTIHQLSSLTVWVTDNWWWANAVLRYRGLIEPFCAAWKSGLIENVSTETGLLWAMIDGMTGAGDINELPEDGLARWWTALGGLCRRSLETGYPLHASEVEYEARRNFPNESKGASGFHLSPLFGESTGCCGNRWLSLPQPLTEFLAGWNAFHQNLSGTALKTLVKNIAEEDVVVIYVAGHLARAIKNGETPKEKQLTRLFRNLVLHMDRAKDRFGYTLRILSEANLHPELVKFMVAEIDFPKLWEIGDSAVLVRPVEALLEYVQPVKAEVTVANGQSAPELTQVVRVLAQRGIFMFLADMNHLTFGHSVSSNWLIETVQKYGRKGVLQDFMGCLSTPYLNNLGQHVTTQNLVCLRVRVTDLQSVKAACHAPATLPSLMWLEIDFDLPLDQLLEVGVPRINTPMMDLSFRGLTDDDMPRLVAFLATIRTRYSGIHLVESEVTPQGVRTFLKGLYTKTIKTSAHPDAISRYRAWRYRIIGESNWNELSDEEARHLIGHDDRPQYNDNEVVSEGVMGERVEVLTLATFLQVLEDPVCFRYECANFRVVKNVDGTVETKEVGEY from the exons ATGGCGCTGGACAATGGCTTCACGACCGCTCCTAGACCCCCGGGACCCGCCAGTGTTTGCCTCCTTGGCCGCTCACG GCGTCAGGTGGAGGTAGCGGCGCATGAGTTGGTGGGCAGTGCGGAGAGGAGTGCGTGTGTCATCTCGGGCTACAGGGGCGAAGGGAAGTCCAGCCTGGCACGGACACTCCAGCGGCACAAGGGGTTCCAG GGAGTCTTCGTCGTGTCCGGGCCTGAGTTGGACGAGGTGGGGATCTGGGAGGCGATCAGTCCCCAGGTCTTCGAGATAACCCGCCGCAGCCTAAAACAAGGTGAAGATTTAATGGAGGAGGGCCGCACGCTCCTTATCATTGATGATTTCTTGCCCCGATGGACTGAGGAGGCCATAGAAGCCTTGCAGAAATGGAGAACAATGTCACTGGTCGTCCTTACAACTCCGGAGTACGCGGCCAAAAGTCAGGAGACCCTGTCAGCGGCGAAGATAGAAGATTGTGGAACCGTGAGGCTGCACCGCTTGGCTTCTCTGGATAAGGAAAAAGCGTTGTCTGTGGCCACGAGTTACCTGACTATACATCAGCTTTCATCGCTTACTGTATGGGTTACAGATAACTGGTGGTGGGCGAATGCGGTGCTGCGGTACAGAGGACTAATCGAACCTTTCTGTGCGGCTTGGAAGTCTGGCCTAATTGAAAATGTCTCCACGGAAACGGGACTTCTGTGGGCGATGATCGATGGAATGACTGGAGCAGGGGACATAAATGAACTACCGGAGGACGGGCTGGCAAGGTGGTGGACTGCACTGGGTGGACTCTGCCGTAGAAGCCTTGAGACTGGGTACCCATTACATGCTTCAGAAGTGGAGTACGAGGCTCGCCGAAATTTCCCTAATGAGTCAAAAGGTGCATCTGGCTTCCATTTGTCCCCTTTGTTCGGAGAGTCTACTGGTTGTTGCGGCAACAGGTGGCTGTCCCTCCCCCAGCCTCTGACTGAATTCTTAGCCGGGTGGAACGCCTTTCATCAGAACTTGAGTGGAACAGCCCTGAAGACTCTTGTCAAGAATATCGccgaggaggatgtggtggtgatatATGTTGCTGGTCACTTGGCACGGGCTATTAAAAACGGCGAAACACCCAAGGAGAAGCAGTTGACCAGACTCTTTCGTAATCTTGTTCTTCACATGGACCGTGCAAAGGATAGGTTCGGCTATACGCTAAGGATACTATCTGAAGCTAATCTTCATCCAGAGTTAGTGAAATTCATGGTGGCTGAGATAGACTTCCCGAAGCTGTGGGAAATCGGCGATTCAGCGGTTTTGGTTCGGCCAGTCGAGGCGTTGCTGGAATATGTGCAACCCGTAAAGGCAGAGGTGACCGTCGCCAATGGACAGTCTGCACCAGAGCTGACACAAGTGGTGCGTGTGCTGGCCCAGCGTGGTATCTTCATGTTCCTGGCTGACATGAATCACCTCACTTTTGGACACTCTGTCAGCTCGAACTGGCTGATAGAGACGGTTCAGAAGTACGGTAGGAAAGGGGTTCTGCAGGATTTTATGGGTTGTCTGTCTACACCCTACCTGAACAACCTCGGCCAACACGTGACCACACAGAACCTGGTATGCTTGCGAGTGCGTGTGACAGACTTGCAGTCAGTAAAGGCAGCGTGCCATGCACCGGCAACATTACCTTCGCTCATGTGGCTTGAAATTGATTTTGATCTTCCACTTGACCAGCTACTTGAGGTTGGGGTGCCAAGGATCAACACACCCATGATGGATCTCTCGTTCAGAGGTCTGACAGACGACGACATGCCCCGCTTAGTCGCGTTTCTTGCCACAATCCGAACACGTTATTCTGGTATCCACCTCGTCGAGTCTGAAGTGACTCCTCAAGGAGTGAGAACATTCCTCAAGGGCCTGTATACCAAGACGATAAAAACTTCGGCTCACCCAGACGCTATCTCTCGCTACAGGGCGTGGCGCTACCGCATCATCGGGGAATCGAATTGGAATGAGCTGTCTGACGAGGAAGCAAGACACCTGATTGGACACGACGATCGGCCGCAATACAACGACAACGAGGTGGTGTCGGAGGGCGTGATGGGGGAAAGGGTAGAGGTGCTGACCCTTGCAACCTTCTTACAAGTGTTAGAGGATCCCGTCTGCTTCCGCTATGAGTGTGCAAACTTCCGAGTGGTTAAGAATGTTGACGGCACCGTGGAGACTAAGGAAGTGGGGGAATACTAG
- the LOC127004822 gene encoding uncharacterized protein LOC127004822 isoform X2 → MASRPLLDPRDPPVFASLAAHGGRQVEVAAHELVGSAERSACVISGYRGEGKSSLARTLQRHKGFQGVFVVSGPELDEVGIWEAISPQVFEITRRSLKQGEDLMEEGRTLLIIDDFLPRWTEEAIEALQKWRTMSLVVLTTPEYAAKSQETLSAAKIEDCGTVRLHRLASLDKEKALSVATSYLTIHQLSSLTVWVTDNWWWANAVLRYRGLIEPFCAAWKSGLIENVSTETGLLWAMIDGMTGAGDINELPEDGLARWWTALGGLCRRSLETGYPLHASEVEYEARRNFPNESKGASGFHLSPLFGESTGCCGNRWLSLPQPLTEFLAGWNAFHQNLSGTALKTLVKNIAEEDVVVIYVAGHLARAIKNGETPKEKQLTRLFRNLVLHMDRAKDRFGYTLRILSEANLHPELVKFMVAEIDFPKLWEIGDSAVLVRPVEALLEYVQPVKAEVTVANGQSAPELTQVVRVLAQRGIFMFLADMNHLTFGHSVSSNWLIETVQKYGRKGVLQDFMGCLSTPYLNNLGQHVTTQNLVCLRVRVTDLQSVKAACHAPATLPSLMWLEIDFDLPLDQLLEVGVPRINTPMMDLSFRGLTDDDMPRLVAFLATIRTRYSGIHLVESEVTPQGVRTFLKGLYTKTIKTSAHPDAISRYRAWRYRIIGESNWNELSDEEARHLIGHDDRPQYNDNEVVSEGVMGERVEVLTLATFLQVLEDPVCFRYECANFRVVKNVDGTVETKEVGEY, encoded by the exons ATGGCTTCACGACCGCTCCTAGACCCCCGGGACCCGCCAGTGTTTGCCTCCTTGGCCGCTCACGGTGg GCGTCAGGTGGAGGTAGCGGCGCATGAGTTGGTGGGCAGTGCGGAGAGGAGTGCGTGTGTCATCTCGGGCTACAGGGGCGAAGGGAAGTCCAGCCTGGCACGGACACTCCAGCGGCACAAGGGGTTCCAG GGAGTCTTCGTCGTGTCCGGGCCTGAGTTGGACGAGGTGGGGATCTGGGAGGCGATCAGTCCCCAGGTCTTCGAGATAACCCGCCGCAGCCTAAAACAAGGTGAAGATTTAATGGAGGAGGGCCGCACGCTCCTTATCATTGATGATTTCTTGCCCCGATGGACTGAGGAGGCCATAGAAGCCTTGCAGAAATGGAGAACAATGTCACTGGTCGTCCTTACAACTCCGGAGTACGCGGCCAAAAGTCAGGAGACCCTGTCAGCGGCGAAGATAGAAGATTGTGGAACCGTGAGGCTGCACCGCTTGGCTTCTCTGGATAAGGAAAAAGCGTTGTCTGTGGCCACGAGTTACCTGACTATACATCAGCTTTCATCGCTTACTGTATGGGTTACAGATAACTGGTGGTGGGCGAATGCGGTGCTGCGGTACAGAGGACTAATCGAACCTTTCTGTGCGGCTTGGAAGTCTGGCCTAATTGAAAATGTCTCCACGGAAACGGGACTTCTGTGGGCGATGATCGATGGAATGACTGGAGCAGGGGACATAAATGAACTACCGGAGGACGGGCTGGCAAGGTGGTGGACTGCACTGGGTGGACTCTGCCGTAGAAGCCTTGAGACTGGGTACCCATTACATGCTTCAGAAGTGGAGTACGAGGCTCGCCGAAATTTCCCTAATGAGTCAAAAGGTGCATCTGGCTTCCATTTGTCCCCTTTGTTCGGAGAGTCTACTGGTTGTTGCGGCAACAGGTGGCTGTCCCTCCCCCAGCCTCTGACTGAATTCTTAGCCGGGTGGAACGCCTTTCATCAGAACTTGAGTGGAACAGCCCTGAAGACTCTTGTCAAGAATATCGccgaggaggatgtggtggtgatatATGTTGCTGGTCACTTGGCACGGGCTATTAAAAACGGCGAAACACCCAAGGAGAAGCAGTTGACCAGACTCTTTCGTAATCTTGTTCTTCACATGGACCGTGCAAAGGATAGGTTCGGCTATACGCTAAGGATACTATCTGAAGCTAATCTTCATCCAGAGTTAGTGAAATTCATGGTGGCTGAGATAGACTTCCCGAAGCTGTGGGAAATCGGCGATTCAGCGGTTTTGGTTCGGCCAGTCGAGGCGTTGCTGGAATATGTGCAACCCGTAAAGGCAGAGGTGACCGTCGCCAATGGACAGTCTGCACCAGAGCTGACACAAGTGGTGCGTGTGCTGGCCCAGCGTGGTATCTTCATGTTCCTGGCTGACATGAATCACCTCACTTTTGGACACTCTGTCAGCTCGAACTGGCTGATAGAGACGGTTCAGAAGTACGGTAGGAAAGGGGTTCTGCAGGATTTTATGGGTTGTCTGTCTACACCCTACCTGAACAACCTCGGCCAACACGTGACCACACAGAACCTGGTATGCTTGCGAGTGCGTGTGACAGACTTGCAGTCAGTAAAGGCAGCGTGCCATGCACCGGCAACATTACCTTCGCTCATGTGGCTTGAAATTGATTTTGATCTTCCACTTGACCAGCTACTTGAGGTTGGGGTGCCAAGGATCAACACACCCATGATGGATCTCTCGTTCAGAGGTCTGACAGACGACGACATGCCCCGCTTAGTCGCGTTTCTTGCCACAATCCGAACACGTTATTCTGGTATCCACCTCGTCGAGTCTGAAGTGACTCCTCAAGGAGTGAGAACATTCCTCAAGGGCCTGTATACCAAGACGATAAAAACTTCGGCTCACCCAGACGCTATCTCTCGCTACAGGGCGTGGCGCTACCGCATCATCGGGGAATCGAATTGGAATGAGCTGTCTGACGAGGAAGCAAGACACCTGATTGGACACGACGATCGGCCGCAATACAACGACAACGAGGTGGTGTCGGAGGGCGTGATGGGGGAAAGGGTAGAGGTGCTGACCCTTGCAACCTTCTTACAAGTGTTAGAGGATCCCGTCTGCTTCCGCTATGAGTGTGCAAACTTCCGAGTGGTTAAGAATGTTGACGGCACCGTGGAGACTAAGGAAGTGGGGGAATACTAG